The genomic region GCCTTCCGCAGCGAGGAGGAGATGTTCCACGGCTTCCGGGACGTGCTCGCCGAGCATGGGCTCTCGGAGGCGACCGTCGCGCTGGAGAAGAACTTCTTCGACGCGGCGCTCTACGAGGTGTTCACGGCGCATATCCTGCCGAAGGCGCGCGTGGTGCCTGCCGCTCCCATCCTGTCGCGGCTGCGCATGCTCAAGGAGGTCCCGGAGATCGAGTGCCTCCAGGCAGCGGCCGCTGTGGCGGACGCCGGGATGGCCGCCGCCGCGGGCGCGCTGCGTCCGGGGATGCGTGAGACGGACGTGGCAGGCGAGGCGGAACGCGCCATGCGCAAAGCCGGCGCCGAGGGATGGGCCTCACCCACCTACGTGGCCTCAGGCTGGCGCTCGGCCATGGCCCATGGTCCCGCCTCGCTGAAGCCCATCGAGGCCGGTGAGGCGGTGCAGGTGCATGTCGCGCCCGTCGCCCGCGGCTACACGGTGGATCTCTGCCGCACCATCCTGGTGGGGCAGGTGACGCAGGAGATGGCCGAGGCCATGGAGGCGTACCGCGACGCCCAGGAGCGCGGCATCGCGGCCGCAGTCCCCGAGGCGCCGCTCGTGGGCGTGGATGCGGCGATGGCCACGGCGCTCGGGCGCCGGGGACTCGAGGACGCCTTCCTGCGCCCGGTCTTCCACGGTGTGGGCATCGAGCACGAGGAGGCGCCCATTCCGGGAGGCCACGCGGTGATTCACGGCGAGGAGAAGGTCGAGCGGGTTGCGGCCGGCATGGTGCTGGCCATCGGCAACTGCGGGATCTACCGCGAGTCCTTCGGGGTCCGGCTGGAGGACACCGTGTGGGTATCCCAGCAGGGGCCGGTGCCCCTCACGCGGTATCCGAAGCTGCTGCGGGCATAGCCCTGCGAGCGGACTCAGGCGGGGAACCTTCGGGAGAGACGAAACCGTCGTACTAGTCAAGTAGGCAAGATTGGGGATCGACGCGGATAACTTCTTCGGGAATCGTGCGGGCGCATCGGCCGAGATGTCGGGCGGCCTTACGCTTTCACGGATCTGCCTGGTAGGTTCGCTGGGTGCGGGCTGGCGCATGGAGCTGGCCAAGTCACTGTTTTCTGGTGCTTGTCCCTGACTCCCGGATCGAGCACGAGGGCGCGCCGGGGGATCCCCGGCCGGTCTCGAGTCCTTCTCCGCTGCTTCACCCGGGCCTCGGTGTCGATGGACATGACAATCCCTTCGCGCGGACCTGTTCCGGGAGGTTCGCGGCCACACCCATCATTCTTGGCAAGCCCCTGCCATGATTGACGAAGATGACATCCGGCGGCAGCGTGGCACCTGTCTTGCGTGCCAGCTCCCTATGAGTGCCTGCATGGGCGGGTGCTCGGCCAAGGATGGCTCGGGCCCGGGGCCGAGCGCGTCGCGGGCCTGCTGGGAACGGGAGCAAAAAGGGGAGAGGTCATGAAGAGGATATCGAAGGGTGCGGTGGCCGCGCTCGCGCTGCTCGGCCTCCTGAGCCTGACAGCTGAGGCCGCGGTCGATGTCATCCCGCAGAGCGCGCTCATCCCGTCCACGACGTATTACACCGACGCAATCGGAGGCGGGATTGGCGCTGCCGTGGCATGGAACGGTGGCGTGCCGCGCTCGGCGGATCCGATCCGCAACGACGACGCCTTCAGGGGACCGATCCCGCTCGGGTTCTCCCTGTCCTTTTTCGGTAGCACCTATACCGAATTCTTCGCCAACAACAACGGCAATATCAGCTTCACCGGGGGCATCTCCGCCTTCACCCCGACCGGGCCCCAGGGGGCGAGCCAGCCGATCATCTCCCCGTTCTTCGCCGATGTCGACACCAGGAATGCCGCGAGCGGGCTCATGCATCTCCGCACCGACATCCCGAACGAGATCATCGTGACCTGGGATGCGGTCGGCTACTTCGGCTCGCATGCCGACAAGCTCGACTCCTTCCAGCTGATCGTGCGTGGACCCGACTTCGTCATCCCCCCCGGGGAAGGGTCCATCGGCTTCTGGTGGAAGGACATGCAGTGGGAGACGGGTGATGCCAGCGGCGGCACGGGCGGCTTCGGCGGCACCCCGGCGGCCGTCGGTTTCGGCGACGGCCTGAGCAATGGGAAGGTCCTGGAGGGGTCGATCGAGCCCCTGATCTCCTCGGTAGTGAGGAACCATCACATCTGGTTCGACCCGACCCTCACGCCTGTCTGCGGGGTGCCGGGAACGCCTCCATGCGGGGATGGCAGCGTTCCCGGGCCCGCGACGCTGATCCTGCTGGGTGCCGGGCTGGCCGGCCTGGGGGCGATCAAGCGGGTGTACCGCAGGACATAGACCCCGGCCGAGACGCAGCCGCACAGGAGGCCCTCTTCCCGTACCGGGCCGGAACGCGGGAAGGGGGTCCCCGTGTTTTCCCCTCCCATCGCCCGCCGTCGCCTCGCCATTCTCCCCCTCGCGGCCGGCTGGCCTCTGACCAGGGCCCCGATCCCCGTCGCGGCCCTCCCAGAAGGCGGGCGGAACCGCTACCAGCCCCTCGGCGCCGTCGGGGTATCGCGCACCGCACCACCCGGGTGGCGGGCGCCGGACCAGCGGCCTCGTGGCGAAGCGAGCCGGCAGCCCGGGGCCGCCCGCTCGACGCCCCGAGCTCGAGGCGAACCGCGCCTGGGTGAAGGCGCATCTCCCGGGGGAGAAGGCCGCGTCCCAGGGCCGCGTCGTCGATGTGCGGAGTTATCGGGCGACGTAGAGACGCACCGCCGCTCCGGTCCCCTTGCGGC from Candidatus Rokuibacteriota bacterium harbors:
- a CDS encoding aminopeptidase P family protein translates to MAAQSFDFRSRWARAASVMERHGVDALFLMKPANLAYLTGDGRPCALGLLTRAGRCVVAVPASDLPSVRRASAATDIRAFRSEEEMFHGFRDVLAEHGLSEATVALEKNFFDAALYEVFTAHILPKARVVPAAPILSRLRMLKEVPEIECLQAAAAVADAGMAAAAGALRPGMRETDVAGEAERAMRKAGAEGWASPTYVASGWRSAMAHGPASLKPIEAGEAVQVHVAPVARGYTVDLCRTILVGQVTQEMAEAMEAYRDAQERGIAAAVPEAPLVGVDAAMATALGRRGLEDAFLRPVFHGVGIEHEEAPIPGGHAVIHGEEKVERVAAGMVLAIGNCGIYRESFGVRLEDTVWVSQQGPVPLTRYPKLLRA
- a CDS encoding PEP-CTERM sorting domain-containing protein, coding for MLGLLSLTAEAAVDVIPQSALIPSTTYYTDAIGGGIGAAVAWNGGVPRSADPIRNDDAFRGPIPLGFSLSFFGSTYTEFFANNNGNISFTGGISAFTPTGPQGASQPIISPFFADVDTRNAASGLMHLRTDIPNEIIVTWDAVGYFGSHADKLDSFQLIVRGPDFVIPPGEGSIGFWWKDMQWETGDASGGTGGFGGTPAAVGFGDGLSNGKVLEGSIEPLISSVVRNHHIWFDPTLTPVCGVPGTPPCGDGSVPGPATLILLGAGLAGLGAIKRVYRRT